One genomic region from Leptospira tipperaryensis encodes:
- a CDS encoding adenylate/guanylate cyclase domain-containing protein: MNSNLTTLKHNLPSCDSLPWKRKTDGRGVFQILSRYVLILLLSFLAPFILTISSTELNAQVELGTLKMENPARDYSMNGRWYFKTLDDSAYARPNYFHTHWNFFEVAKSWHLEGYDYDGVGWFRMNFILSPEYEGKNLAVMIPYIENAHEFFLNGSLIGKKGEISENGNLLSSDTRNDVYTIDSSLLKIGIPNVISVRVRSAGGLGGFALTDFYIGMEQNIRKKFNLHLIWASVLFGFFAFSGLYHILFYSVRRTEKHYLYFGILCLLAGMQTLGYRTITYWFYNNAWFNQFLNGTGIILFSVFMILFFHNFFKSGHSIFSRLFIGLTSAIYLCFVLSYIPILSGENLYSFIGFFWRNLLPLSIVNIFFSIFYGLYHTVRNLSKNRYESKVLLVGFFILLLFLLHGFFSYMGYINQNSFMEFGFLLFLFSIAFSLSIRFSQIHSKTETLNEQLYNKNEELTKLYTSYARFVPKEFLNNLGKHSILEVSLGDQIEKEMSVMFSDIRSFTELSEKMTPEENFNFLNSYLKRMNPIIQSHSGYIDKYLGDGIMALFQESPENAVDAAIEMQNYLITYNEHRVKSNYRPITIGIGIHYGKMMLGTIGSDERMEGTVISDAVNVSSRIEGLTKVYGSKIIISEQTMYRLPDPDKYSYRLLDTITVKGKSDHLCVYEIIDGTEPSLLELKLYTKPIFEKAVLEYMKHDYETCIEYMKKVQEINLNDRATHLYILRCEQAINQGARHSWNNSV, encoded by the coding sequence ATGAATTCGAATCTAACGACTTTAAAACACAATCTACCATCGTGCGATTCTTTGCCTTGGAAGCGGAAGACAGACGGACGCGGAGTTTTTCAAATTCTATCGAGATATGTTTTAATACTTCTTCTTTCTTTTCTCGCACCGTTTATCCTAACGATTTCTTCTACGGAATTGAATGCCCAAGTGGAACTTGGAACACTGAAGATGGAAAATCCTGCTCGAGATTATTCGATGAACGGAAGGTGGTATTTTAAAACGTTAGACGACTCCGCTTATGCAAGACCCAACTATTTCCACACGCACTGGAATTTTTTCGAAGTCGCTAAGAGCTGGCATTTGGAAGGATATGATTATGACGGCGTAGGCTGGTTTCGGATGAACTTTATTCTCTCACCCGAATACGAAGGCAAAAATCTTGCGGTAATGATTCCTTATATCGAAAACGCTCATGAATTTTTTCTCAATGGAAGTTTGATCGGTAAAAAAGGGGAAATCTCCGAGAACGGTAATCTTCTCTCTTCCGACACGAGGAATGACGTTTATACGATTGATTCTTCCCTTCTTAAAATTGGAATTCCGAATGTGATCTCGGTAAGAGTCAGAAGCGCGGGAGGTTTAGGGGGTTTTGCACTCACGGATTTCTATATCGGGATGGAGCAGAATATTCGGAAAAAATTCAATCTGCATCTGATCTGGGCCTCCGTTCTATTCGGCTTTTTTGCGTTCAGCGGTCTTTATCACATTTTATTTTATTCAGTTAGAAGAACGGAAAAACATTATCTCTACTTTGGAATTCTTTGTCTTCTCGCAGGGATGCAAACCTTGGGATACAGGACGATTACTTATTGGTTTTATAACAACGCTTGGTTTAACCAATTCTTAAACGGAACGGGGATCATCCTGTTTTCAGTTTTTATGATTCTCTTTTTTCATAATTTTTTTAAATCCGGTCATTCGATTTTTTCCAGACTTTTTATCGGTCTTACATCCGCGATCTACCTATGTTTTGTTCTTTCTTATATTCCTATTCTTTCCGGTGAGAATTTATATTCTTTCATAGGATTCTTTTGGAGGAATCTGCTTCCGCTTTCTATCGTTAATATCTTCTTCTCAATTTTTTACGGCCTCTATCATACGGTTCGAAATCTAAGTAAAAATCGATATGAAAGTAAGGTTTTATTAGTCGGGTTTTTTATACTTCTTCTCTTTTTACTTCACGGCTTCTTTTCCTATATGGGTTATATAAATCAGAACTCGTTTATGGAGTTTGGATTTTTGTTGTTTCTTTTTTCCATTGCGTTTTCTCTTTCGATCCGATTTTCACAGATACATTCTAAAACGGAAACTCTGAACGAACAATTATACAATAAGAATGAGGAGTTAACAAAGCTCTACACTTCGTATGCTCGTTTTGTTCCTAAAGAATTCCTAAATAATTTAGGAAAACATTCCATTTTGGAAGTGAGTTTAGGAGATCAGATAGAAAAAGAAATGTCGGTTATGTTCTCGGACATACGCTCGTTTACGGAGCTTTCCGAAAAAATGACTCCGGAAGAAAACTTTAACTTTCTCAATTCCTATTTGAAAAGAATGAACCCGATCATCCAGTCGCACTCCGGTTATATAGATAAATATCTTGGGGATGGAATTATGGCGTTGTTTCAAGAAAGTCCCGAAAACGCCGTAGACGCCGCGATTGAAATGCAGAATTATTTGATTACTTACAACGAACATCGTGTTAAATCCAATTACAGACCTATCACGATCGGCATCGGGATACATTATGGAAAGATGATGTTGGGTACGATCGGAAGCGACGAAAGAATGGAAGGAACGGTGATCTCCGACGCAGTCAATGTTTCTTCGAGAATCGAAGGACTAACCAAGGTTTACGGTTCTAAAATTATTATCAGCGAACAGACGATGTATAGACTTCCGGACCCTGATAAATACAGTTATCGTCTTTTGGATACGATCACCGTAAAAGGAAAGAGCGATCACCTCTGCGTTTACGAAATTATCGACGGCACGGAGCCGTCTCTTTTAGAATTAAAATTATATACAAAACCTATCTTTGAGAAAGCCGTATTGGAATATATGAAGCATGATTATGAAACTTGTATCGAGTATATGAAGAAAGTTCAGGAAATCAATTTGAACGACAGGGCCACCCATCTGTACATTCTACGCTGCGAACAGGCAATCAATCAGGGTGCGCGTCACAGTTGGAACAATTCGGTATAA
- a CDS encoding STAS domain-containing protein, translating to MEITVQDDIHIIKIAGSILQSDSEELDRNLSEHNFDPSPKIIIDLTEVSHICSTALGIIVSYKKKFKSAEGDIIIVVNDEDLLQLFEITMLDKVFKVVPNIEDAFDEFKLNR from the coding sequence ATGGAAATAACCGTACAAGACGATATTCATATCATTAAAATTGCCGGATCGATCCTTCAATCCGACAGTGAAGAATTAGACCGAAACCTGAGTGAACACAATTTTGACCCTAGCCCAAAGATCATTATTGATCTAACCGAAGTGAGCCATATATGCTCGACTGCGTTAGGCATCATTGTCTCCTATAAAAAGAAATTCAAAAGCGCCGAAGGCGATATTATCATCGTAGTAAACGATGAAGATCTTCTTCAACTTTTCGAAATTACAATGTTAGATAAAGTTTTCAAAGTAGTCCCGAACATTGAAGACGCCTTTGACGAATTTAAACTAAATCGTTAA
- a CDS encoding LA_3696 family protein, translated as MSALVQKVPKRLGEVLGPDGTVEFVDFLNHSFGNSQTNTIEIVSDRFDRRLKEETNQIRMEMSGLRSDFSDLRADFADLRADFADHQSEIKSEIAEIHKAISTQTKWVFGAIIGLIGAFSIILKF; from the coding sequence ATGTCAGCTTTAGTTCAAAAGGTTCCCAAACGTTTGGGTGAGGTTTTAGGTCCGGATGGTACAGTTGAATTCGTGGATTTCCTGAATCATTCCTTTGGAAATAGTCAAACAAATACGATCGAAATCGTTAGCGATCGATTTGATCGTCGTCTCAAGGAAGAGACAAATCAAATTCGTATGGAAATGTCAGGTCTTCGTTCGGACTTTTCAGATCTTCGAGCTGATTTTGCCGATCTTCGGGCTGATTTTGCTGATCATCAATCGGAAATAAAATCGGAAATCGCGGAAATTCACAAAGCGATTTCTACTCAGACGAAATGGGTCTTCGGAGCGATCATCGGATTGATCGGAGCATTTTCGATTATCTTAAAATTCTAA
- the rdgB gene encoding RdgB/HAM1 family non-canonical purine NTP pyrophosphatase, with protein sequence MKQLALATNNAHKVKEVGSILKELGVQILTPKDLNVSFDAEETGSTFSENALIKARELFRLTQLPSIADDSGICVSALEGAPGVYSARFGGEGLDDKGRALLLLEKLKGNQNRNAYYACVIAYVDGKTEKTFEGKCEGTISEEYDLIGTYGFGYDPVFIFPAFQKPFSQVSDSEKNQVSHRKEALNRLLSFLKSNPS encoded by the coding sequence TTGAAGCAACTCGCTCTCGCCACAAATAACGCGCACAAAGTAAAAGAAGTCGGCTCCATTCTCAAGGAGCTTGGCGTTCAGATTCTGACCCCAAAGGATCTGAACGTTTCTTTTGACGCGGAAGAAACCGGTTCCACGTTTTCTGAAAACGCATTGATCAAAGCCAGAGAACTATTTCGCCTTACGCAACTTCCTTCCATAGCCGACGATTCCGGGATTTGTGTCTCCGCACTCGAAGGGGCCCCCGGAGTTTATTCTGCAAGATTCGGAGGAGAAGGTCTCGACGACAAAGGAAGAGCGCTTCTTCTTTTGGAAAAATTAAAAGGAAATCAAAATCGAAACGCTTACTATGCTTGTGTAATCGCTTACGTGGACGGAAAGACCGAAAAGACGTTTGAGGGAAAATGTGAAGGAACGATATCGGAAGAATATGATCTGATCGGAACTTACGGGTTTGGATATGATCCTGTTTTTATTTTTCCCGCATTTCAAAAACCTTTTTCTCAGGTTTCAGATTCCGAAAAAAACCAAGTTTCCCATAGGAAAGAAGCCCTTAATAGACTTCTTTCCTTTCTGAAAAGCAATCCAAGCTGA
- a CDS encoding class I SAM-dependent methyltransferase — translation MKDLNRKQFLKSFFYLFLSGLSFDLLSKDRNGNLNSPLFDENSNFKSVYLDPKLREEFFLFLKNVYHLYPEENFHKLIFELSKSKRNDREVYEAILGELPHIKPFAGIITYALPALKKQKIEISKEVVEILGEGSRYNGYLEIGTTGRYVKGLKKKIHIEGDVFILNDQEPKFNPEDLVERGQIKKAGKFVPLGTYDPILENSIPSESLDLVTNFIGFHHSPSNRLDGFIESIVRVLKPGGKLVLRDHDVNSKEIKRIVALAHDVYNAGLEIPWKETSVQIRNFTSVEEIEERLSRFGLKPLGKYILQPGDPTKNTLMAFVKPQ, via the coding sequence ATGAAAGATCTAAATAGAAAGCAGTTTCTAAAATCCTTTTTTTACTTATTCTTAAGCGGACTAAGCTTCGATCTCCTTTCTAAGGATAGGAATGGAAATCTCAATTCTCCTCTTTTCGATGAAAATTCCAATTTCAAAAGTGTCTATTTGGATCCGAAGCTGAGAGAGGAATTTTTTCTCTTTCTCAAAAACGTATATCATCTTTATCCGGAAGAAAATTTTCACAAACTTATATTCGAACTTTCTAAATCAAAACGAAACGATCGCGAAGTCTACGAGGCGATTCTCGGAGAACTTCCTCATATCAAACCTTTTGCCGGAATCATCACTTACGCCCTTCCGGCTCTCAAAAAACAAAAGATCGAAATCTCGAAAGAGGTTGTGGAAATTCTGGGCGAGGGAAGTCGATATAACGGTTATCTTGAAATCGGAACGACGGGAAGATATGTAAAAGGTCTCAAAAAGAAAATTCATATCGAAGGCGACGTTTTTATTTTAAACGATCAAGAACCCAAGTTCAATCCCGAAGATTTAGTGGAAAGGGGTCAGATCAAGAAAGCGGGAAAGTTTGTCCCCTTGGGAACCTATGATCCGATTTTAGAAAATTCGATTCCGTCCGAAAGTCTGGATCTGGTTACAAATTTTATCGGATTTCATCATTCGCCGTCCAATCGTCTGGATGGATTTATCGAGTCCATCGTTCGAGTTCTCAAACCGGGTGGAAAACTCGTATTGAGAGATCACGACGTAAATTCAAAGGAAATAAAACGTATCGTTGCTCTGGCTCACGATGTGTATAACGCAGGTTTGGAAATCCCTTGGAAAGAAACCTCGGTTCAGATAAGAAATTTCACTTCTGTGGAAGAGATAGAAGAAAGATTGAGCCGATTCGGACTAAAACCTTTGGGCAAATATATTTTGCAACCAGGCGATCCTACTAAAAATACTCTTATGGCTTTCGTAAAACCACAATGA
- a CDS encoding catalase family protein: MLKKIGFITVGILFLLVLLFWIGQGPRVAIPKDTQPGAEFVFPGEENTTQDTLALLISSLKEKYPKGSEAKRDAHPFAHGCVKGNFTVSSEIPEEFKFGIFNSPKTFPIWIRFSNGSITKKPDFEGDIRGMGIKLMGVDGPKLAEDEKRTQDFLLINHPVLPAGAPEEYLSLFKAAFAKKPMSYFFGGLPWNWKLTALKESISIRGKKIPDVLEIRYWSTTPYRLGKESVAVKYSARPCETKVLKAPDSPAENYLRQTMISHLKEKSACFEFMIQKQGNPISMPVEDPAVHWNETDSPFVPVAKIEIPIQEFATSEQDQFCENLSLNPWHSLPEHRPLGGINRVRKLAYETISKYRRTQNGVTPIEPTK; encoded by the coding sequence ATGTTAAAGAAGATCGGATTTATAACAGTTGGAATTTTATTCTTACTCGTTTTGTTGTTTTGGATCGGGCAAGGGCCTCGGGTCGCGATTCCAAAAGATACACAACCTGGTGCGGAGTTCGTATTCCCAGGCGAAGAAAATACTACACAGGATACGCTCGCACTTTTGATTTCCTCGTTGAAAGAAAAATATCCGAAAGGTTCGGAAGCAAAGAGGGACGCGCATCCGTTCGCTCACGGTTGTGTGAAAGGTAATTTTACCGTTTCTTCCGAAATACCGGAAGAATTCAAATTTGGTATATTCAATTCTCCTAAAACGTTTCCGATTTGGATTCGTTTTTCAAACGGTTCGATCACAAAGAAACCCGACTTTGAAGGGGACATTCGAGGAATGGGAATCAAGTTGATGGGAGTGGACGGTCCTAAGTTGGCCGAAGACGAAAAAAGGACGCAAGACTTTCTTTTGATCAATCACCCAGTTCTTCCCGCAGGCGCTCCCGAAGAATATCTTTCCTTGTTCAAAGCGGCATTCGCCAAAAAGCCGATGTCTTATTTTTTCGGAGGGTTACCTTGGAATTGGAAACTCACTGCTTTGAAAGAATCCATCTCGATTCGGGGAAAAAAAATTCCGGACGTATTAGAAATTCGTTATTGGAGTACAACCCCTTATCGATTGGGAAAAGAATCGGTTGCCGTGAAATATTCTGCGAGACCTTGCGAAACCAAAGTGCTCAAAGCTCCGGATTCTCCCGCTGAAAATTATCTGCGTCAAACTATGATTTCCCACTTAAAAGAAAAGTCGGCTTGTTTCGAATTTATGATTCAAAAACAAGGAAATCCGATCTCTATGCCCGTGGAAGATCCCGCGGTTCATTGGAACGAAACCGATTCTCCTTTTGTTCCCGTTGCCAAGATCGAAATTCCGATTCAAGAATTTGCGACTTCCGAACAGGATCAATTCTGCGAAAATCTTTCTCTCAATCCTTGGCATAGTTTACCGGAACATCGTCCGTTAGGCGGAATCAATCGTGTGAGAAAACTCGCTTATGAAACGATTTCAAAATACAGAAGAACTCAAAACGGAGTTACTCCGATCGAACCTACGAAATGA
- a CDS encoding FAD-binding oxidoreductase, whose amino-acid sequence MKKFILLLFVFVSSSYADPTIVNDVTQINPIAVNQVVTPVSISEIQELVKNHSGPISIGGGRFSMGGQIATENALFIDTREFNRILSFDPKTRLITVEPGITWRKLQEAIDPFDLSVQIKQTYSNFTVGGSLSVNAHGRYVGYGPMILSTRSIKVVLSDGKLVVASPIENSEIFYSCIGGYGGIGVIVEATLELTENKKVKRFVKKMPITEYKKFFFENVRNNAKAQFHNGDIYPPAYENVNAVTWEETEEPLTVPDKIVPIKESYWLENLIYFWLTELPYGKELREAVLDPLYYRKDRIVWRNYEASYDVQELEPPTRKISTYVLQEYFVPVEKFDEFYPLTRAIFQKHDVNVMNISIRHAKPDSGSYLAWGRKEVFSFVVYYKQRVYESAKKEVGVWTRELIDAVVSVGGAYYLPYQLHATVPQFEKAYPNAERFFALKRKLDPQYKFRNKLWDKYYFHNPDDRKIRQDLDSLKDYIRNEDQTFLTLPEWYIVFSSDEYAEFLKHSPPSAFPYFSSIAQFWKIYGRVFGKTWASYEFNWGYHLMINVIGVSYSTELLLKGLYENSIGRITEIFSGGKAPNEAMKVEAYMQKVAEEYTDFVRLRPWYEYPFYTKFKEFWRIQDGENTSRVRRFERRIFFSTELLAKAVYGKLIGLGTEGVYAPETFEIKAWVKQNDGKNKILSIPRYEAFTQAVPELVRKKVSFVEIAGNRQILLTLRVPKDVDFQDSENILYQWEILTVPNWKRVALIAPVKRLHEILMNADKNGYQVDHIFDY is encoded by the coding sequence ATGAAAAAATTTATTCTTCTACTTTTTGTTTTTGTAAGTTCTTCTTATGCCGACCCGACTATCGTAAACGACGTTACTCAGATCAATCCGATCGCAGTAAATCAAGTCGTTACACCGGTGAGTATCAGCGAAATCCAAGAGTTGGTCAAAAATCATTCCGGACCGATTTCGATCGGAGGCGGAAGATTTTCCATGGGTGGTCAGATCGCGACCGAGAACGCCTTGTTCATCGATACCAGAGAGTTCAATCGAATTCTTTCCTTTGATCCAAAGACAAGATTGATCACGGTAGAACCGGGGATTACTTGGAGAAAGTTACAAGAAGCGATTGATCCTTTCGATCTTTCGGTTCAGATCAAACAAACGTATTCGAACTTTACGGTCGGCGGCTCGTTGAGCGTAAACGCACACGGAAGATATGTCGGTTACGGGCCGATGATTTTATCAACACGATCGATCAAAGTTGTTTTGAGCGACGGAAAATTAGTAGTCGCAAGTCCGATAGAAAATTCCGAAATTTTCTATTCTTGTATCGGAGGTTACGGAGGGATCGGCGTCATCGTAGAAGCGACTCTGGAGCTCACGGAAAATAAAAAAGTAAAACGATTTGTAAAGAAAATGCCAATCACCGAATACAAAAAATTCTTCTTTGAAAACGTTCGGAATAATGCGAAGGCGCAGTTTCATAACGGAGATATTTATCCTCCCGCTTATGAAAACGTAAACGCCGTTACTTGGGAGGAAACCGAAGAGCCACTGACAGTTCCCGACAAGATCGTTCCTATCAAAGAAAGTTACTGGCTGGAGAATCTGATTTATTTTTGGTTAACGGAACTTCCATACGGAAAAGAATTAAGAGAAGCCGTTCTCGATCCTTTGTATTATCGCAAAGATAGAATCGTCTGGAGAAACTACGAAGCCAGTTACGACGTTCAGGAATTGGAACCGCCGACGCGAAAAATCAGCACTTACGTATTACAAGAATATTTTGTTCCGGTCGAGAAGTTCGACGAATTTTACCCTTTGACGAGGGCCATTTTTCAAAAACACGACGTGAACGTGATGAACATTTCGATACGTCATGCGAAACCGGACTCCGGATCTTATCTGGCTTGGGGAAGAAAGGAAGTCTTTTCGTTTGTGGTCTATTACAAACAAAGAGTTTACGAAAGCGCCAAAAAGGAAGTCGGTGTTTGGACTCGGGAATTGATCGACGCCGTTGTAAGCGTAGGCGGCGCGTATTATCTTCCTTATCAATTGCACGCGACGGTTCCACAATTTGAAAAGGCATATCCGAACGCCGAACGTTTTTTCGCGCTCAAGAGAAAATTGGATCCTCAGTATAAATTTCGAAATAAACTCTGGGACAAATATTATTTTCACAACCCGGATGACAGAAAGATCCGCCAAGATCTGGATTCTTTAAAGGATTATATTCGGAATGAAGATCAGACCTTTTTAACTCTTCCGGAATGGTATATCGTATTTAGTTCCGATGAATATGCGGAATTTCTAAAACATTCTCCGCCGAGTGCGTTTCCTTATTTCAGTAGTATCGCGCAGTTTTGGAAAATCTACGGGCGAGTTTTCGGAAAAACCTGGGCCTCTTACGAATTCAATTGGGGTTATCATCTGATGATCAACGTGATCGGTGTCAGTTATTCTACTGAACTTCTTCTCAAAGGGCTTTATGAGAATTCGATCGGAAGAATTACGGAGATCTTTTCCGGCGGCAAAGCGCCTAACGAGGCAATGAAAGTAGAAGCGTATATGCAGAAAGTCGCCGAGGAATATACCGACTTCGTTCGTTTGCGTCCTTGGTACGAATATCCTTTCTATACAAAGTTTAAGGAATTTTGGAGAATTCAAGACGGAGAGAATACGAGTCGGGTTCGGAGATTTGAAAGAAGAATATTTTTTTCTACTGAACTTTTGGCAAAAGCGGTTTACGGAAAGTTAATCGGATTGGGGACGGAGGGCGTCTACGCTCCTGAAACTTTTGAGATCAAGGCTTGGGTAAAACAAAACGACGGTAAGAATAAGATTCTTTCCATTCCAAGATATGAGGCGTTTACTCAGGCCGTTCCCGAACTCGTTAGAAAAAAAGTTTCCTTTGTTGAAATCGCAGGCAATCGCCAAATTCTTTTGACGCTTCGTGTTCCTAAGGACGTCGATTTTCAAGACTCGGAGAATATTTTGTATCAGTGGGAAATTCTTACCGTACCGAATTGGAAGCGGGTAGCCTTGATCGCTCCGGTCAAAAGACTTCATGAAATTCTAATGAATGCTGACAAAAACGGTTATCAGGTGGATCACATTTTTGATTATTGA
- a CDS encoding ABC-F family ATPase produces the protein MISTSGLTLNFGKKILFENVTVKFKENCRYGLIGANGSGKSTFMKILAGLEQAANGAVSIDAGVKVGYLKQDHYEFENETVLNTVIMGNKDLWEVSKERDEIYSKPEMSDEDGMRVSELEEKYGELGGYEAESTAGELLEGLGIPTPSHTQTLSFLTGGFKLRVLLAQVLFQKPEVLLLDEPTNHLDIKTIHWLEEFLTNYRGVVIVISHDRHFINSIATHIADLDYQSLTIYPGNYDEYMEASTMARERLLDENKRKKEKIAELQEFVTRFSANASKSKQATSRQKQIEKIKLDDVKPSSRVSPYIRFKIKKPLGKDVILADNISKTYDRPIFKDFTTNITKGEKIAIIGTNGVGKTTLLKTLMKQLEPDSGKVLIGDSVTASIFPQDHREGIVEDADTIVEWLYRYADPGTEMEEIRAILGRMLFSGDMAKKPTSVLSGGEKSRIIIGRMIMTGDNLLALDEPTNHLDLETIEALNYALSVFEGTVIFVSHDREFVSSLATRVIEVSTEGIRDFKGSYEDFLEREGAEFYKRLSGGPVLAET, from the coding sequence ATGATCAGCACTTCCGGATTAACCCTAAACTTTGGTAAAAAAATTCTTTTTGAGAACGTCACGGTTAAATTTAAGGAAAACTGCCGCTACGGATTGATCGGTGCAAACGGCTCCGGTAAATCCACCTTTATGAAAATTCTCGCGGGCTTGGAACAAGCCGCCAACGGCGCGGTTTCCATCGATGCCGGAGTCAAAGTTGGATATTTAAAACAGGATCACTACGAGTTCGAAAACGAAACCGTACTCAATACCGTGATCATGGGGAATAAAGATCTCTGGGAAGTTTCTAAGGAAAGAGATGAAATCTATTCCAAGCCAGAGATGTCCGACGAAGACGGAATGAGAGTTTCGGAACTCGAAGAAAAATACGGAGAACTCGGCGGTTACGAAGCGGAAAGTACCGCGGGAGAACTTCTGGAAGGTTTGGGAATTCCCACTCCGAGTCATACGCAGACTCTTTCTTTTTTGACCGGGGGTTTTAAACTCCGAGTATTATTGGCGCAAGTATTGTTTCAAAAACCGGAAGTTCTTCTTTTGGACGAGCCTACCAACCACTTGGATATCAAGACCATTCACTGGTTGGAAGAATTCTTAACAAACTATCGCGGCGTCGTCATCGTGATTTCCCACGACCGTCACTTTATCAATTCGATCGCGACTCATATCGCGGACTTAGACTACCAATCTCTTACGATTTATCCGGGAAACTACGACGAATATATGGAAGCTTCTACGATGGCTCGGGAAAGACTTTTAGACGAGAACAAACGTAAGAAAGAAAAGATCGCCGAACTTCAAGAATTCGTAACTCGTTTTAGTGCCAACGCGAGTAAATCAAAACAGGCGACTTCGAGACAAAAGCAGATCGAGAAGATCAAACTCGACGACGTAAAACCTTCTTCTCGGGTTTCTCCTTATATTCGTTTTAAAATTAAAAAACCTTTGGGCAAGGACGTGATTCTCGCGGACAATATTTCCAAAACCTATGATCGACCTATTTTTAAAGATTTTACAACCAACATCACAAAGGGCGAAAAGATAGCAATCATCGGGACCAACGGGGTGGGGAAGACCACTCTTCTGAAAACTCTGATGAAACAACTCGAACCCGATTCCGGAAAAGTTTTGATAGGAGATTCCGTTACAGCTTCTATCTTTCCTCAGGATCACAGAGAAGGAATCGTAGAAGACGCGGACACGATCGTGGAATGGCTCTATCGTTATGCGGATCCGGGAACGGAGATGGAAGAGATTCGCGCCATTTTGGGAAGAATGTTGTTCAGCGGTGATATGGCCAAAAAACCGACGAGCGTTCTTTCGGGAGGAGAAAAATCTCGAATCATCATCGGAAGAATGATCATGACCGGCGACAATCTTCTCGCGCTCGACGAACCTACGAACCACTTAGACTTGGAAACGATCGAAGCCCTGAACTACGCGTTATCCGTCTTTGAAGGAACCGTAATCTTTGTCTCGCACGACCGAGAATTTGTTTCCTCTCTCGCAACGAGAGTGATCGAAGTTTCCACCGAAGGAATTCGAGATTTTAAGGGAAGTTACGAAGATTTCCTCGAAAGAGAAGGTGCGGAATTTTACAAACGTTTGTCCGGCGGTCCTGTTCTCGCAGAAACCTGA